Proteins encoded in a region of the Capricornis sumatraensis isolate serow.1 chromosome 12, serow.2, whole genome shotgun sequence genome:
- the ATP4B gene encoding potassium-transporting ATPase subunit beta — MAALQEKKSCGQRMEEFQRYCWNPDTGQMLGRTLSRWVWISLYYVAFYVVMTGVFALCIYVLMCTVDPYTPDYQDQLKSPGVTLRPDTYGDKGLDISYNVSDNRTWTGLTQALRHFLAGYSPAAQEDNINCTSERYFFQERFLAPNHTKFSCKFTADMLQNCSGQPDPTFGFAEGKPCFIIKMNRIVKFLPGNSTAPRVDCAFLDRPRGAPALQVAYFPPSGSYSLRYFPYYGKKAQPHYSNPLVAAKLLNVPKNKEVVVVCKILAEHVTFDNPHDPYEGKVEFKLKIQK, encoded by the exons ATGGCGGCGCTGCAGGAGAAAAAGTCATGTGGGCAGCGGATGGAGGAGTTCCAGCGCTACTGCTGGAACCCGGACACCGGGCAGATGCTGGGCCGCACGCTGTCCCGCTGGG tgtggatcAGCCTGTACTACGTGGCCTTCTACGTGGTCATGACCGGCGTCTTTGCCCTCTGCATCTATGTGCTGATGTGCACCGTCGACCCCTACACGCCCGACTACCAGGACCAGCTCAAGTCGCCAG GGGTGACCTTGAGGCCGGACACCTACGGGGACAAAGGCCTGGATATCTCCTACAACGTGTCTGACAACAGGACCTGGACAGGGCTCACACAGGCCTTGCGGCACTTCCTGGCGG GCTACTCGCCTGCAGCCCAGGAGGACAACATCAACTGCACGTCCGAGAGGTACTTCTTCCAGGAGCGCTTCCTGGCCCCGAACCACACCAAGTTTTCCTGCAAGTTCACGGCAGACATGCTGCAGAACTGCTCCGGCCAGCCCGACCCCACCTTCGGTTTCGCGGAGGGAAAGCCGTGCTTCATCATCAAGATGAACAGG ATCGTCAAGTTTCTCCCCGGCAACAGCACGGCCCCCAGGGTGGACTGTGCCTTCCTG GACCGGCCCCGGGGCGCCCCGGCTCTGCAGGTGGCGTACTTCCCGCCCAGCGGCTCCTACAGCCTCCGCTACTTCCCCTACTACGGGAAGAAGGCCCAG CCCCACTACAGCAACCCGCTGGTGGCCGCGAAGCTCCTCAACGTCCCCAAGAACAAGGAGGTGGTTGTCGTGTGCAAGATCCTGGCGGAGCATGTGACCTTCGACAACCCCC